AGCAATTGCGCTATTTTTGGCCATAGACTTATGGCAAAAGAAAAAAAGTTTAGAAAAAAGAAAAAGTTAGGGAGCTATCCCTTTGTTAGTGTGGTGTTCAGCGTCACACTTGCTCTTTTTGTTATGGGACTGTTTGGTCTGCTGTTGATGATGACCAAGAACCTCACCACAATCATTCAAGAGAATGTGGAGATGCAGGTTTTTCTAAATAAGAACCTTAGTCAAAACGAGATTACAAAAATCATCAAAACCCTTTCTTCCAAGGACTATGTGATTAAAAAGGAAGGCATTTCTCAAGTGTCACATATCACAAAAGAAGAAGCGGCTAAGGAGTTTTATGAAGAAACAGGTGAAGACTTTGTAGAATTTTTAGGAGACAATCCATTGCAAGATGTGGTGGTGATCAAAATCAGCCCTGATTTTCATGAGTCACAAAATTTAGTTGAAATTAAGAAAGAAATAGGGTTTATAAGAGGTGTGCATGAAGTCACTTATATCGAAAGCTTGGTCAGTAGCATTCGTGAAAATGTGAAAAAGGTAAGTTTTGTCTTGATAGGTTTTTCTGTGATTTTGCTGACAGTGGTCGTTATTCTGATTAATAACACCATCAAACTGGCACTTTTTTCCCAGCGATTTTTGATTCGTAGTATGCAGCTTGTAGGTGCCACAACTAACTTTATACGCAAGCCGTTCTTAATGCGTGCCTCATTGTTCGGATTAGTTTCAGCGATATTGGCGATTGGTCTACTTGTATCTCTGATGAAGTATTTGAATACTGAAGTTGACGGGTTGTTGGATTTGCTTCAGCTCGAACAGCTGATCATACTTGGCACGGGAATCGTTTTGGTCGGAATATTTGTAGGTTTTATGAGTACATTTGCGGCCATCAGGAAGTACATGAAAATGTCTCTGGACGAACTTTATTAGATTATGAGCGATAAGAATAAATTAGCCTTTCAGAATATCAATTACAAGATCATGCTAGCCGGAGTATTAGTATTGATCCTTGGATTTATCATCATGAGCCTGGATACAGAACCTTATGGATTTGGATTTTTGGGACTTACATTAGGCCCACTAGTTGTGCTTTTGGGTTTCGCTATCGAGTTTGTAGCAATTCTGTACAAGCCAAAAGAAAAGTAAATGACTTTTATCGAAGCATTAATCCTTGGAATTATCCAAGGATTGACAGAATTTCTCCCGGTGAGCAGTAGCGGGCACTTGGAGCTGGGTACCTATTTTCTGGGTGTGCAGTCAGAAGACAATCTTCTCTTTTCCATTATTCTACATGGTGCTACCGCCTGTAGTACTGTCGTTATATTCAGAAAGGACATTCTAGAAATAATTAAAGGAATTTTCAAATTTGAGTGGAATGAGTCTACTCAATTTGCTGCTATGATTGTTTTGTCTATGATCCCAGTGGGGATTGTAGGCGTATTCTTCGAAGATCAAATTGAATCTTTTTTTGGAGGGAACATACTTTTAGTAGGTACCATGCTTTTGGTCACGGCGGCCTTATTGGCATTTACTTATTTCAGTAAAAAGAACGAAGGAGCAATCAATTTTAAAAATTCATTTCTCATTGGCCTGGCTCAAGCCATCGCTATCATGCCGGGTATTTCACGTTCTGGCTCTACGATCTCAACAGCATTGCTTCTTGGGGTAAACAAAGAAAAAGCAGCGCGTTTTTCGTTTCTCATGGTGCTACCTCCAATCCTAGGAGCTATGTTGCTGAAAACGAAAGACTTTTTAGAAAATCCTGAAATCGCGGCTAATGTATCTGGTATGAATTTGACAGTAGGATTTATAGCAGCCTTTCTTTCAGGTTTATTGGCCTGTCAATGGATGATTTCAATTGTCAAAAAAGGTAAACTGGTCTATTTCGCTATCTACTGTGGCGTAGTCGGTTTGTTGGCTGTTGCAGGAGGCTTGTTATGGTAGAACCTATTCTCATCTCCGAAATGGATTTTGACAAGGGAGAAGTATTCTTAGTCGATAAACCATTGGAATGGACTTCATTTGATGTAGTCAAAAAAATTCGGGGTAGACTTAAAATCAAAAAAGTAGGCCACGCAGGTACATTGGATCCTTTGGCTACAGGCTTACTAATCATCTGTGCAGGTAAGGCCACAAAAAAAATCAACGAATATCAGGATTTAGGAAAAACCTATACCGGAAAAATGGTTTTAGGTAAAACTACTCCATCAGTGGATTTGGAAACTGAGTTTGACAGCGAAAAGCCTTGGGATCATATTACAGAAAATCAAGTAAAAGAAGCTACAGCGAAATGGACAGGAGATATCATTCAAATTCCTCCTATCTATAGCGCTATCAAAGTGGATGGAGAGAGGGCTTACAAAGCGGCTAGACGAAAAGAGGAGATTAAACTGAAACCGAGACCAGTACAGGTGCCAGTATTCGAGGTAGATGCCAGCAACTTGCCAGAAGTGAGTTTCAAAATCCAGTGCTCAAAGGGAACCTATATTCGTAGTCTGGTTAGAGATGTTGGAGAAGTGCTGGGTTGCGGTGCCTATATGTCTGAGTTGCGTAGAACAGCCATTGGCGATTTCAATGTAGACGATGCATTTGTATTAGAAGATTTTATTTCCAGATTGCAAAGAGATTAGATTTGCATTCTTAATTTCACTCCATGGTCATTGTAGAAGGACACCAAGCTATTCCCGAGATTCAAAATGCTATTGTTACTAGTGGCACATTTGATGGAGTGCATTTCGGTCATCAAAAAATCCTGAAAAAGATTGTAAAGACTGCTAAAGAACTCAATGGCAAGAGTGTTGTCCTTACCTTTTGGCCGCATCCGCGATTTGTTCTTTTCCCTGAGGAGAAGACACTCAAATTGCTTTCCACATTCGAAGAAAAGGCACAATTACTAGAAGAGGTGGGCATTGATTATTTGGTCAAAGTGGAGTTTACCAAGGCCTTTTCTCAATTGTCTTCAGAATCTTTCATTCAAAATATGCTGGTGGAGAAATTGAAGACCAAAAAGCTAATCATCGGTTACGATCACCGCTTTGGAAAAAATCGATCGGGGAGTTTTGAATACCTGAAAGAAAACAGCGATCGCTTTGGGTTTGAAGTAGAAGAAATTCCACGTCAAGACATAGACGATGTGGGAGTGAGTAGTACCAAAATCCGTCAAGCACTATTTCACGGAGAAGTGGATTTGGCAGCCGAATTTTTAGGCAGACTTTATAGCATTCAGGGAACTGTGGTAGAAGGAAAGCAAATAGGATCAAAATTAGGATTCCCAACTGCAAATATTCAGGTAGCTGAAGATTTCAAATTGATTCCCAAAGACGGGGCATATGCTGTACGAGCAAGAGTTAATAATCAATGGCACAAAGGGATGCTTAATGTAGGCATTCGTCCTACCGTTGGCGGATTGCATAGAGTTATAGAAACACACCTATTTGATTTTGATGAGCAGATTTATAATGAGCCAATTCAAATTGAATTTGTGAAGAATTTACGGGATGAGAAAAAATTTGATTCTCTTGAAGAACTAAAAATACAACTGCAAAAGGACAAAATCACCTCCTTGCAGCTTCTCAAAGAATATTAATCTTGTCTTTAGATTATTGCTATCCGATTCGTATGGATAAGCCTTAAGTTTGTAACTTTCGTATACAACATAAACAACATTTACTGCTATGAACAAAATTGTAGCTGATGCCCAAGCCGCTATTCAAGGAATTGAAAATGGCATGACACTCATGTTGGGGGGCTTTGGCCTTTGCGGCATTCCAGAAAACTGTATTTCTGCCCTTAATGAAAAAGGCATTTCCAATCTTACTTGCATTTCCAATAATGCTGGGGTTGATGATTTCGGCTTGGGACTTCTACTCCAGAAAAAGCAAATCAAAAAAATGATTTCTTCTTATGTTGGAGAGAACGATGAGTTTGAAAGACAAATGCTGAGTGGTGAACTGGAAGTGGATTTGATTCCTCAGGGTTCTTTGGCAGAAAGGTGTCGAGCAGGCGGAGCGGGTATACCTGCATTTTTCACTCCAGCTGGATTTGGTACCGAAGTAGCTGAAGGCAAAGAAATTCGAGAATTTAATGGCAAACCTCACATTTTGGAATCAGCGCTTACAGCGGACTTTGCTATCGTAAAAGCATGGAAAGGAGACAAATTTGGAAATTTAGTATATAAGGGTACAGCTAGAAATTTTAATCCACCAATGGCGATGGCAGGTAAGATCACAATCGCTGAAGTAGATGAACTGGTAGAACCAGGAGAGTTAGATCCAAATTTCGTTCACACTCCCGGAATTTTTGTTCAGCGAATTTTTCAAGGAAAGGATTACGAAAAGCGAATTGAGCAACGAACTGTTCGCGCTCGGAATTAGTGAATTACCCAATCTTCAAATTAAGAAAGATGTTAGATAAGACAGGAATAGCAAAACGAATAGCTCAGGAATTACAAAATGGCTGGTATGTGAACTTGGGTATTGGTATCCCAACTTTAGTAGCCAACTATATCCCTGAAGGAATTGAGGTAGAGTTTCAATCAGAAAATGGGATACTAGGCATGGGTCCATTTCCATATGAAGGTGAAGAAGATGCTGACATGATCAATGCAGGAAAGCAGACGGTTACATTGCTAAAAGGTGCATCTATTTTCGATTCATCGACCAGCTTTGCCATGATCAGAGGTCAACATGTTCAGTTGACTGTATTGGGTGCTATGGAGGTATCTGAAAATGGTGATATCGCCAACTGGAAAATCCCAGGGCGTATGGTGAAAGGCATGGGAGGTGCTATGGACTTAGTAGCATCCGCTGAAAATATCATCGTGGCTATGATGCACACTAACAAAGCTGGAGAATCTAAGATTCTAAAAGAATGTACCTTGCCTTTGACTGGCGTAGGGTGCGTGAAGAAAATTGTAACCAATATGGCAGTGCTTGATGTGACCTCTAAAGGGTTTAAGTTAATTGAGAGAGCCCCTGGTGTTTCTGTGGAGGATATTCAAAAGGCTACCGAAGGGACATTAATTGTAGAAGGAGAAATTCCGGAAATGAAATTGTAGTTTTCAAAGGGTTAAAACTTTGGAAAAGAATAATGCTTATAGCAGGAAGGCTTTCTAGTCCTCCTGCTTTTTTGTTTCTTTGTGCCTCCATTGCGCAGATAAAATCAAAAATAAATTAGATGAAGAGATCAAAAATCAATATTGAGGTTACGCTCGACGAACAAAATATTCCAGAAGATATCCAGTGGTCGGCAGAAGATGCTGGTGCCGAACAGCAAAAAACGAAGTCGATTTCTATCGGGATTTGGGACGAAAAAAAGAGAGATACACTGATGCTAGACCTCTGGACCAAAGACATGAATATAGATGAAATGAAACAGTTTCATATCAATCTGTTGGGCAGTTCTGCAAGTACACTTTTGTCAGCTACAGGTGACGAGTTTATGTCATCCGAAATTTCCAATCTGTGTGAAAAATTGGTGCAATATCTGAGTGAAAAGTAGTATGCATGCATAATTTTTATTGAAAATCATTATTAGGTGCTCAATCAAGGCTGATTTTATATTTTTTTCTTTAATATTAGAGACACGAAATTGTTTTTTCGTGGCTTAATGATCAGCAAAACACTTAATAATGATTAATATGAGTAAACTTTTTACTAAGCGATTTTATCTGAGTTTGGTACTCGGAGCACTGATTTCATTCGGTGCTCAGGCGCAGACCAGCATATCAGGAAGTGTTGTAGATAGCAACACGAAGGACCCCCTACTAGGCGTAAGTATTCTAGTCAAGGGTAAAGTAGTTGGTACGATTTCGGATACCGACGGTAATTTCTCACTAAACGTGTCTTCGGCACCACCACTTACTTTGATATTCTCTATGGTTGGATATAGTTCAACGGAGATTGAGATCAGTGATGCGAATGTTCAGGGACTCGAGGTAAGTCTGGAAGAATCATCCATTATGGGACAAGAGGTGGTAGTATCTGCTTCTAGAGTAGAAGAGTCTGTGATGCAGTCTCCGGTCTCTATTGAAAAAATGGATGTTCTGGCCATTAAAAACACGCCATCGGTCAACTTTTATGATGCCCTTCAAGGCTTTAAAGGAGTGGACATGAGTGCCCAGAGTTTAACTTTTAAGTCTGTTAATGCGAGAGGGTTTGGTGCTAATGGTAACACTAGATTTGTTCAGCTGATTGATGGAATTGACAATCAGGCTCCAGGGTTGAACTTCGCGGTGGGTAACATCGTGGGTATTAACGATTTGGATTTGGAGAGCGCAGAGATGATTCCTGGTGCTGCTTCAGCATTGTACGGGCCTAATGCTTTGAACGGTATTTTGCTTTTGAATAGTAAAAGCCCATTTGATTACCAAGGTTTAAGCGCATACGCCAAAGTAGGCGTTAATCATGTGGATGGCGAGGACGATGATCCAGCGATGTACAATGATTATGGTATTCGTTACGCCAAAGCATTTAATAACAAGTTCGCATTCAAGGTAACAGCTTCCTATATAGGAGCGCAGGATTTTAGAGGAGTAGACTACCGAGATCAAAGTTCAACAACCAATGGTGTAGAACACGGCGGCTCTGTTGAGACTACTGGCAGAACAAGAGAAAACAATAGAACTTATGATGGAGTAAATACCTACGGAGACTTCGGTTTCAACTTAGGGTTGATACCATTGTTGGACCCTGCTTTCGGTGCTGTGTCTGGTCAATTGCCAAGTGGATCTGATGGCGCATTTACTCCTACAGGTTTTACAGAGTCTTCTTATGTGGACAACACTACTGAAAGTATCAAACTTGGTGGTGCTTTGCACTATAGATTGACTGATAACATGGAAGTGTTTGGCCAATTCAACTGGGGTTCTGGTAGCACGGTGTATACCGCCAATGATAGATTTGTTTTAGATAACTTCTCCATCTGGACTGCGAAGTTAGAATTGAGAGGGTCAAATTTCTACTTGAGAGGATATACTACTCACGAGGACTCTGGAGATACTTATGCGGCCAACACTTTGGCTTCCTTGATGAATCAAAAATATTATATTCCTGATTATGCCTTGGGATTCTTAGGTGCAAGAGGGCAAGGGGCTTCAATAGAACAAGCCCATGCTGCCGCGAGAGGATATGCAGATGGCCTTCAAACCAATTATGCACCAGGTACTGCTACTTGGGACACTGAAACTGCTGTACTTAGGGAAACTTCAATATTTGAAGGTGGTGCGAAATTTAAGGATGCTTCAAGCATGAATCACTTTGAAGGCAGCTATAACTTCTCCAATCAAATTGATTTCGCAGAAATTGTTGTGGGAGGAAACTTTAGACAATATAACCTGGAATCAGAAGGTACATTATTCGCTTTGAATGATGATGGAAGTGAGCAGTCATTCTCAGAATATGGGGGCTACGCTCAAATTTCAAAGGCCTTCATGGAGGATAAATTGAAAGTACAAGCCTCTGGTAGATATGATAAGAATGAGAACTTTGATGGGCAGTTTTCGCCAAGATTGTCTGTAGTAGGAACTGTAGCTGGGAGTCATAATTTCAGAGGCTCTTTCCAGAAAGGATTTAGAATCCCAACTACACAAGATCAATTCATTGACTTGGATGTACAAACCAGAAGGTTGATCGGTAGTAACCAATTGTTGGTAGACCGATACAATTTCAGAACAAACACGGTTTATACCGAAGCTAGTATTGCAGCAGCTAGAACAGCAGCAGCTGGAGGTGATGCCAATGCTAGAGATTTGTTGGTGAGTCCTGATAAAGTAAACGAAGATTTCAAAACTGAGAAAATCAAAACTTTTGAAATTGGTTATAGAGGATTGTTTTTAGAAGATCGATTGATGGTAGATGCTTATTACTACCACAGTACTTATCAAGATTTCATTGCGGAAATTACTTTTGGCCAAGCAGTTGATGCTACCGATGGAACTAACGGAGATGGTTTTGACCCGGCTCCAGGCTTCGATCCAGATTCAGACGCAGGTAAGGATGCCATTATCGGTAATGCCGTGCCTGGTGGAAGAATTCAAAACTATGGATTCGATACAAACGCCGATGGAGATATTAAATCTCATGGATGGGGTATTCAGGCTGATTATAGTTTAGGCGGTGGATATACAGCTAGTGCTAATGTGGCCTACAACGAGTTGTTGGACGACGATGAGCTAGTAGCACAAGGTTTTAGATCGGCATACAATACGCCAAAGTATAGGTATAATGTTTCTTTAGCGAATAGAAATGTGGTTGAAAATCTTGGCTTCAGCTTGGCCTACAGATGGCAGCAAGCTTTCTTCTGGGATTCTTCATTTGGTCAGGGAGTTGTTCCTGCCTTCGGAACAGTGGATGCTCAAATCAGTTACAAACTGCCTAGCATTAAGTCAATAGTAAAAGTGGGTGGTAGCAATGTGTTTAATGAGAGATATACCACTTCATTCGGTAACCCAAGAATGGGTGCTATTTACTACGTGTCGATCACTTTCGATGAATTCTTAAACTAATAAAGAGAACAAGATGAAAAATTTTAAAATATATACTTTACTACTTGTCTCTGCATGCATCGCATTCTCATGTGATGAGGAGGATAAGTTGATCAATGATATTTTGGTGGAAAATCCAATACCGGTGGTGCAGGACCCAACGGGTGAACCCGGAGGTTTAGACTTGAGTGTTTA
The sequence above is drawn from the Reichenbachiella sp. genome and encodes:
- a CDS encoding cell division protein FtsX, whose amino-acid sequence is MAKEKKFRKKKKLGSYPFVSVVFSVTLALFVMGLFGLLLMMTKNLTTIIQENVEMQVFLNKNLSQNEITKIIKTLSSKDYVIKKEGISQVSHITKEEAAKEFYEETGEDFVEFLGDNPLQDVVVIKISPDFHESQNLVEIKKEIGFIRGVHEVTYIESLVSSIRENVKKVSFVLIGFSVILLTVVVILINNTIKLALFSQRFLIRSMQLVGATTNFIRKPFLMRASLFGLVSAILAIGLLVSLMKYLNTEVDGLLDLLQLEQLIILGTGIVLVGIFVGFMSTFAAIRKYMKMSLDELY
- a CDS encoding DUF3098 domain-containing protein, with translation MSDKNKLAFQNINYKIMLAGVLVLILGFIIMSLDTEPYGFGFLGLTLGPLVVLLGFAIEFVAILYKPKEK
- a CDS encoding undecaprenyl-diphosphate phosphatase; translation: MTFIEALILGIIQGLTEFLPVSSSGHLELGTYFLGVQSEDNLLFSIILHGATACSTVVIFRKDILEIIKGIFKFEWNESTQFAAMIVLSMIPVGIVGVFFEDQIESFFGGNILLVGTMLLVTAALLAFTYFSKKNEGAINFKNSFLIGLAQAIAIMPGISRSGSTISTALLLGVNKEKAARFSFLMVLPPILGAMLLKTKDFLENPEIAANVSGMNLTVGFIAAFLSGLLACQWMISIVKKGKLVYFAIYCGVVGLLAVAGGLLW
- the truB gene encoding tRNA pseudouridine(55) synthase TruB — protein: MVEPILISEMDFDKGEVFLVDKPLEWTSFDVVKKIRGRLKIKKVGHAGTLDPLATGLLIICAGKATKKINEYQDLGKTYTGKMVLGKTTPSVDLETEFDSEKPWDHITENQVKEATAKWTGDIIQIPPIYSAIKVDGERAYKAARRKEEIKLKPRPVQVPVFEVDASNLPEVSFKIQCSKGTYIRSLVRDVGEVLGCGAYMSELRRTAIGDFNVDDAFVLEDFISRLQRD
- a CDS encoding bifunctional riboflavin kinase/FAD synthetase, yielding MVIVEGHQAIPEIQNAIVTSGTFDGVHFGHQKILKKIVKTAKELNGKSVVLTFWPHPRFVLFPEEKTLKLLSTFEEKAQLLEEVGIDYLVKVEFTKAFSQLSSESFIQNMLVEKLKTKKLIIGYDHRFGKNRSGSFEYLKENSDRFGFEVEEIPRQDIDDVGVSSTKIRQALFHGEVDLAAEFLGRLYSIQGTVVEGKQIGSKLGFPTANIQVAEDFKLIPKDGAYAVRARVNNQWHKGMLNVGIRPTVGGLHRVIETHLFDFDEQIYNEPIQIEFVKNLRDEKKFDSLEELKIQLQKDKITSLQLLKEY
- a CDS encoding CoA transferase subunit A: MNKIVADAQAAIQGIENGMTLMLGGFGLCGIPENCISALNEKGISNLTCISNNAGVDDFGLGLLLQKKQIKKMISSYVGENDEFERQMLSGELEVDLIPQGSLAERCRAGGAGIPAFFTPAGFGTEVAEGKEIREFNGKPHILESALTADFAIVKAWKGDKFGNLVYKGTARNFNPPMAMAGKITIAEVDELVEPGELDPNFVHTPGIFVQRIFQGKDYEKRIEQRTVRARN
- a CDS encoding CoA transferase subunit B; this translates as MLDKTGIAKRIAQELQNGWYVNLGIGIPTLVANYIPEGIEVEFQSENGILGMGPFPYEGEEDADMINAGKQTVTLLKGASIFDSSTSFAMIRGQHVQLTVLGAMEVSENGDIANWKIPGRMVKGMGGAMDLVASAENIIVAMMHTNKAGESKILKECTLPLTGVGCVKKIVTNMAVLDVTSKGFKLIERAPGVSVEDIQKATEGTLIVEGEIPEMKL
- the gldC gene encoding gliding motility protein GldC, whose amino-acid sequence is MKRSKINIEVTLDEQNIPEDIQWSAEDAGAEQQKTKSISIGIWDEKKRDTLMLDLWTKDMNIDEMKQFHINLLGSSASTLLSATGDEFMSSEISNLCEKLVQYLSEK
- a CDS encoding TonB-dependent receptor, with translation MSKLFTKRFYLSLVLGALISFGAQAQTSISGSVVDSNTKDPLLGVSILVKGKVVGTISDTDGNFSLNVSSAPPLTLIFSMVGYSSTEIEISDANVQGLEVSLEESSIMGQEVVVSASRVEESVMQSPVSIEKMDVLAIKNTPSVNFYDALQGFKGVDMSAQSLTFKSVNARGFGANGNTRFVQLIDGIDNQAPGLNFAVGNIVGINDLDLESAEMIPGAASALYGPNALNGILLLNSKSPFDYQGLSAYAKVGVNHVDGEDDDPAMYNDYGIRYAKAFNNKFAFKVTASYIGAQDFRGVDYRDQSSTTNGVEHGGSVETTGRTRENNRTYDGVNTYGDFGFNLGLIPLLDPAFGAVSGQLPSGSDGAFTPTGFTESSYVDNTTESIKLGGALHYRLTDNMEVFGQFNWGSGSTVYTANDRFVLDNFSIWTAKLELRGSNFYLRGYTTHEDSGDTYAANTLASLMNQKYYIPDYALGFLGARGQGASIEQAHAAARGYADGLQTNYAPGTATWDTETAVLRETSIFEGGAKFKDASSMNHFEGSYNFSNQIDFAEIVVGGNFRQYNLESEGTLFALNDDGSEQSFSEYGGYAQISKAFMEDKLKVQASGRYDKNENFDGQFSPRLSVVGTVAGSHNFRGSFQKGFRIPTTQDQFIDLDVQTRRLIGSNQLLVDRYNFRTNTVYTEASIAAARTAAAGGDANARDLLVSPDKVNEDFKTEKIKTFEIGYRGLFLEDRLMVDAYYYHSTYQDFIAEITFGQAVDATDGTNGDGFDPAPGFDPDSDAGKDAIIGNAVPGGRIQNYGFDTNADGDIKSHGWGIQADYSLGGGYTASANVAYNELLDDDELVAQGFRSAYNTPKYRYNVSLANRNVVENLGFSLAYRWQQAFFWDSSFGQGVVPAFGTVDAQISYKLPSIKSIVKVGGSNVFNERYTTSFGNPRMGAIYYVSITFDEFLN